In a single window of the Methanorbis furvi genome:
- a CDS encoding MFS transporter: protein MESLRLNRQQYLVAITVAIACFLPPFIGEATNIALPSLIADLQLPMGMFGWILTIYLLTSTIFLIPAARYADKISKKLFFTIGVLLLGIGSLGIGLSTTGEMVLLMRAIEGVGNALMFGTAIALVTSAVKVELRGTAIGIAMTGVFLGQLAGPLLAGALTDVWGWQMVYLILVPIALLSFILAVPFIPRDKPTDTKPYDWTGAVLFTVGMTLGLYGFSKMPDALALVLLIAGLILLGLFFRYEKTAANPLIPVRLILENRGFTFNNSANLLYYVAIYAMGSLVSMYMTHAWGFSALDRALVVTTQGLVLVLFTIVAGKFYDHLLPKWLLFPGIVLAVVGGAAAFLLGAPSADPSWLAMAVVAASVAAFGCGSIVLAIIDRFVANAPPKYATTTGLAIIALGMVLLLTCGSEQAIWTMIAVQGLFGVGIAIFVTPNSTAIMNSVTEQEYGMASGTLSTTRMLGMAISIGMMTVLTNLVLGAGTKMSVDYVDVFLVMMHATVIAAIIVLVVGMILSWTADTKSA, encoded by the coding sequence ATGGAATCCCTGCGCCTGAATCGTCAACAGTATCTGGTGGCGATAACTGTTGCGATTGCATGTTTTCTGCCGCCGTTCATTGGCGAGGCAACCAACATTGCACTGCCGTCACTGATTGCCGATCTCCAGCTGCCGATGGGCATGTTCGGCTGGATACTGACGATCTATCTGTTGACCTCGACGATATTTCTGATTCCTGCCGCACGGTACGCGGACAAGATCAGCAAAAAATTATTTTTCACGATCGGCGTTCTGCTGCTCGGCATTGGCTCGCTTGGTATCGGTCTTTCGACGACCGGTGAGATGGTTCTTTTGATGCGGGCGATTGAAGGCGTCGGCAATGCGCTGATGTTTGGAACCGCGATTGCTCTGGTGACCTCAGCAGTGAAGGTCGAACTTCGCGGAACTGCAATCGGTATTGCGATGACCGGTGTGTTCCTCGGTCAGCTCGCAGGTCCGCTGCTTGCCGGAGCCTTAACTGATGTCTGGGGATGGCAGATGGTGTATCTGATTCTCGTGCCGATAGCTCTCCTTTCGTTCATCCTTGCGGTACCATTTATTCCGCGTGACAAGCCGACGGACACCAAGCCCTATGACTGGACCGGCGCTGTTCTTTTCACGGTCGGTATGACACTCGGGTTGTACGGATTTTCCAAGATGCCTGACGCACTTGCTCTCGTACTGCTGATTGCCGGTCTGATCCTTCTCGGGTTATTTTTCCGGTACGAAAAGACTGCGGCAAACCCTCTCATTCCGGTGCGGCTGATTCTGGAAAATCGGGGATTCACCTTCAACAACTCGGCGAACCTGTTGTATTATGTGGCAATTTATGCGATGGGTTCGCTTGTGTCGATGTACATGACGCATGCATGGGGATTTTCCGCACTCGACAGAGCACTTGTGGTCACCACGCAGGGACTGGTCCTTGTGCTGTTTACGATTGTTGCAGGAAAATTTTACGATCATCTTCTGCCGAAGTGGCTGCTGTTCCCAGGCATTGTGCTTGCTGTTGTCGGTGGTGCGGCAGCATTTCTTCTCGGAGCTCCGTCCGCTGATCCTTCATGGCTGGCGATGGCAGTGGTTGCGGCAAGTGTTGCGGCATTTGGATGCGGCTCGATTGTTCTTGCGATCATCGACAGATTTGTTGCAAACGCTCCACCAAAGTACGCGACAACGACGGGCCTCGCGATCATTGCACTCGGTATGGTCTTGCTGCTGACCTGCGGATCAGAGCAGGCGATCTGGACGATGATTGCGGTACAGGGACTTTTCGGTGTGGGCATTGCAATTTTTGTGACGCCGAACAGCACCGCTATCATGAACTCGGTCACCGAGCAGGAGTACGGCATGGCGTCAGGAACGCTTTCGACCACACGGATGCTTGGCATGGCTATCTCAATCGGCATGATGACCGTTCTGACGAATCTTGTCCTTGGTGCCGGTACGAAGATGAGTGTGGATTATGTGGATGTGTTCCTTGTCATGATGCATGCAACGGTCATTGCAGCGATCATTGTTTTGGTTGTCGGCATGATCCTTTCATGGACTGCGGATACAAAATCCGCGTAA
- a CDS encoding 4Fe-4S binding protein has product MVAVVDKDKCTGCATCVDICPAAAIELENDIAVVDASGCVDCETCVDECPESAIHME; this is encoded by the coding sequence ATGGTAGCAGTAGTTGATAAAGACAAATGTACTGGTTGTGCAACATGCGTGGATATCTGCCCGGCAGCAGCAATTGAACTGGAAAACGATATCGCAGTTGTGGACGCAAGCGGATGCGTTGACTGTGAGACCTGTGTTGATGAGTGCCCGGAAAGCGCCATCCACATGGAATAA
- a CDS encoding tetratricopeptide repeat protein, whose amino-acid sequence MSGSAEMNDDAYWFSRGEMERDAGNLRQARLCFERAAELNKTIAKYWAELGLVLSEEGEDVEAVRCLRRATEVDPKCAESWCGRGVVCCRSGDVDAALFAFDRAVRLNPEVSDYWLNLGLMFAEQNEFTKAVTAFECGLEINLYDEELWKQKAKCLMKLGEDVRARHCFERAGEIEMERATRPY is encoded by the coding sequence ATGAGTGGCAGTGCTGAGATGAATGATGACGCCTACTGGTTTTCCCGCGGTGAAATGGAACGGGACGCGGGAAACCTCCGGCAGGCACGCCTGTGTTTTGAACGGGCGGCCGAACTGAACAAAACCATTGCAAAGTACTGGGCAGAGCTTGGTCTTGTGCTGAGCGAAGAAGGCGAAGACGTTGAGGCGGTCAGATGTCTGCGGCGGGCAACCGAAGTTGATCCGAAGTGTGCGGAGAGCTGGTGCGGCCGCGGAGTTGTCTGCTGTAGATCAGGCGACGTTGATGCGGCACTGTTTGCATTTGATCGTGCGGTGCGGCTGAACCCTGAGGTGTCGGACTACTGGCTGAACCTTGGTCTGATGTTTGCCGAACAAAACGAGTTTACCAAAGCAGTGACTGCATTTGAATGCGGTCTTGAGATCAATCTCTATGATGAGGAGCTGTGGAAGCAGAAGGCAAAGTGCCTGATGAAGCTTGGCGAGGATGTTCGGGCACGGCACTGCTTTGAACGGGCCGGAGAGATTGAGATGGAGCGGGCAACTCGCCCCTATTGA
- the mch gene encoding methenyltetrahydromethanopterin cyclohydrolase yields MVSVNELGLDLFEELVENADLFNVAYHELDNGARIVDCGVAVPGGFGAGDYFTRICMGGLGDIAFRQGMVGKFPMTFIDVNTDFPAISCLGAQKAGWTVKHENFFAMGSGPARALSLQPKHTYEVIGYEDECDAAVICLEADHLPNGAVMEKIAEKCKVDVANVCALVAPTSSIVGSIQVAGRCVETAVYKLNELGFDTRKILAAAGTAPIPPVRGAKLAMGVTNDATIYHGQINLTMNAPEIVDYLEKIPSCSSNGYGKPFNDIFKEAGYDFYKIDKSLFSPAEVIINEISSGKVYQVGKVNTEVTLKSFGLA; encoded by the coding sequence TTGGTTAGTGTAAATGAACTCGGACTCGATCTCTTCGAAGAACTCGTAGAGAATGCAGACTTATTCAATGTAGCATATCATGAGCTTGACAACGGCGCCCGTATCGTGGACTGTGGTGTGGCTGTTCCGGGAGGCTTCGGCGCCGGCGACTACTTCACCCGTATCTGCATGGGCGGTCTTGGCGATATTGCATTCCGCCAGGGCATGGTTGGCAAGTTCCCGATGACCTTCATTGATGTAAACACCGACTTCCCGGCAATCTCCTGCCTTGGTGCACAGAAAGCAGGCTGGACCGTGAAGCACGAAAACTTCTTCGCAATGGGTTCTGGGCCCGCACGTGCTCTGTCCCTGCAGCCGAAACACACTTATGAAGTCATCGGCTACGAGGATGAGTGCGACGCAGCAGTCATCTGTCTTGAGGCAGACCACCTGCCGAACGGTGCTGTGATGGAAAAGATTGCAGAGAAGTGTAAGGTTGACGTTGCCAATGTCTGTGCACTTGTTGCACCGACCTCTTCTATTGTCGGCTCCATTCAGGTTGCCGGACGTTGTGTTGAGACCGCTGTGTACAAGTTAAACGAGCTTGGCTTTGACACCCGCAAGATTCTTGCAGCAGCAGGTACCGCACCAATTCCGCCGGTCCGCGGCGCAAAGCTTGCCATGGGAGTCACCAACGACGCAACGATCTACCACGGACAGATCAATCTGACGATGAATGCTCCGGAGATCGTTGACTATCTGGAAAAGATCCCGAGCTGCTCATCCAACGGATACGGCAAGCCGTTCAATGATATCTTCAAGGAAGCAGGCTACGACTTTTACAAGATCGACAAGAGCCTCTTCTCTCCAGCTGAAGTCATCATCAATGAGATCTCTTCCGGCAAGGTTTACCAGGTCGGAAAAGTCAACACCGAAGTCACGCTCAAGTCCTTCGGTCTTGCATAA